A stretch of DNA from bacterium:
CTGCAAGCAATTCATCTCCGCCCTGGCCATCTAACAAGACTTTTACTCTATCTTTCGCCATTTTCATCAAATACCATTGGGCATAAATTCCAGGACCTTGACTTGGTGTATCAGAATGCCATACTATTTTTTGTAATATATCAAAAAAATTATTACTGTCTGGTTTAACAAAAAAGGGAGTTATTCTATTGCTCTTTCTGATAAGATTTATATATTTACTCTCATCACATTCTTTATCTTCCCAAATGACAGAAAAAGTTTGTATTTCATCTTTAAAAATTTTATTTTGAATTGCTACAATACTACTTGAATCTAATCCGCCGCTTAAACAAGTTCCAACCGCAACATTACTTCGCAACCTTAATTTTATTGAATCTTCCAGGAGAGAAACAAAATTCTCTTCATATTTATTATTATTTACAATACGTTTATTTTTAATATCCCAATAATTCCAAATTTTTACATCAGAGTTTTTTATTATTATAGAATGTCCGGGATAAAGACTTTTAATATGTTCAAAAAATGTATTATCTGAATTAGCAAAAATCCCTGTTTTTAAAAAATGATATAACTCGGAATAATCGGGACTTCTTTCATTGGGAGCAATTTTTAATATAGCTTTTATTTCAGAAGCAAATATAAACTTATTATAATTTTTCAAATAATAAATAGGCTTAACTCCAAGCCTATCACGCGACAAAAATAAGCTATTGTTGTCGCCATCCCATATTGCAAACGCCCACATACCATTAAATTTAGAAACACAGTCTGTTCCCCATTCTTTATACGAATATATGATCACTTCCGTATCTGTTTCTGACTCAAAATGATATCCTCTTGATTTTAGTTCTTCTTTCAATTCCAAATAATTATATATTTCACCATTATGAATACACCAGATTCTTTTATTCGAATCACTCATTGGTTGATGCCCTGTTTTTGATAAATCAATTATACTTAATCTACAATGACCTAATCCAATATTATCATCAACAAAATAGCCATTATCGTCCGGCCCACGGTGTTGTTGAACAGCTATCATTTTATGCAAATCTATTTCATTAATTGGAACTTTATCAAAATTATATATTCCCGCTATTCCACACATAAAAATCACCTTTTATTTATCAATCTGAAATACAATTTTTCCATATTTAACATGTTTTGTTTATAATCCCCTTTTTCTTTTATAAAATGATAGTTATATTTTTTTATTTCTTTAACCTGTGTTTCCGTCATATTTAAAGCTTTTATAATACCTGAACTTAAACATTCAACGTTTTTTATATCCACAATTACACCATTAATTCCATCTTTTATCCATTCTCTATTGGCAGGTAAATTAGAAACAACAGGGATACACCCACAAATCATTGCTTCTAAAAGTGCAACAGAAGTTCCATCGGAACTTGGAATAGATATCATTACTTTAGCTCTTTGATAAATATCCAATAATTTACCATGCTCTATCCAGCCTTGAAAATCTGTATATTTATATATATTTAACTTTTCTGCAAGTGTTTTGAAATTTGTTTTATCCCCTGCCCCCAAAAAAACAAATTTTACATTTGGAAACAAAGAAATAACTTTAGGTATAGCTTTTATAATTATTTCTGTATTGTATATTTTCTGAAAACCTCTTGGACAGATAATAATCAATTGGGAATCAGGAGTTACTCTTTGCTCGATGCGAAGAGATTCGAAATCTACTCCCCATTGTATATTATATATTTTACGTACTAAATATGTCTTATACATGGAAAAATACAATCTTAGTATTTCTTCCTTTATATACACTGAATCTATCGTAACCAATTGGGCTTTTTTTACTGCAAAACACAGTTTCCATTTACTAAATTGGGAAATTTTAGGATAAACCAAAACATCATCTCCCCATGCAGTAATTACAAGAGGATGAAACAATGCAAAAGCAGCGTAAAAACCATAATCTAAGATATAGTGGGCATGCAAAATATCGGGTTTTATTTTCTTGCAAATTATTCGTATAGTCAATGGAATAATTATCATATTTAAAACTGTTTGTACGGTAATTGGTAAAAATCTGAAATCACACAATCTTATTCTATATATTTGAACCCCATTTATTTCTTTTACAACCGTATTGTTAAAACAAATAAGGGATATTTTATGCCCTGAAATAGAAAAAAAATTCATCCACCGTGTCAAGTGGATACTTGAAGGATCTCCAATAAAGCAAATTTTCATTTAATGGTGTTTTGTATTTCAAACATTTTCTTGATTTGCTATTAAGTCGTTTTTCTATCTTCCTATAATCTTAATCTCTATTCCTAGGATATTACGCATATTTTATTCTAAGCAATTCATCCCCCCAACTATGATAAGATTCATAGAAATATGCCTCAATGTCAAGCACTTTGTTTCCCTCTTCTTGTTCAATATTCTCAGAATTTACCTGAGACAAATTATATATACTAGTATAATAAAGTTGGATAGTTAATGAAAAAGTTTACAATATACCCCTCTTTTGTTAATTTCCCTCAAGTTCTTTATAATCATTGTTTCAAATCACATATCCGCTTAATTATCAGTAGAAGAATTTGATTTTCCTAAATCAGTTATTGAACTATGCGAGAATTTTAAGTAAAGGTATATAATAACTAAGGTTGCTACAATATATGCGCAAGAAGAAGCTATTGCAGCACCAATAATGCCAAATTTTGGAATAAGGATAATATCAAGAGCAACAGTTACCCCCAATGACAAGGGAGCAGTTAGAAGATTATATTCTATTTTACCTATACCTGTAATATAATCCCAAAAAGGACCACAAATCCCCATTATAAGTATTCCTGGTAAAAGTAATACAAGAGCTGGATAAGCGGTAATAAATTGTTCCCCATACAGAAAATGAATAAAAAATTTCCCGAATACTGCTATTCCCAATCCTATTATTATAAAGGGAATAAATAATTTTTGAACTGTATTAATGGCAAGAACTTTGCTTGCCCCCATTGTAGAATTTGCAATTGCAGGAAACATAACCGTAGAAATAGCACTCGGGATATACCATATAAGCTCCCCTAAGCCGACAGCTACAGAATAAATTCCTACTTCTTTAGGTCCCAGAAAGAATGCAACAAGAAAAAGATCCAATCTTATATTAAAATAATGAGTTACATTGCCCACATAACCTTTAATACCAAAGCAAAATACAGATTTAAAAGCTTCTTTATCATAGCTAGGAAAAATTTTCACAACATCCTTAAGAACTAAGAACATTAGTCCAACTGGAAGCAAGGAGATAAAAATATTAATAATAAGGATAGAGTGAAGTCCTGCGTGAAATACAAATATGCATATTATAATAAAAAGTAGCAAAGATACAGATCTTATTATATCTATAATACTTCTTATTACAATACGTTGCAATCCTAAAAGAAAAGAAGAAAGGAATGTTCCCAATAATCCAAGAGGCACTATAAAATAAGTAAGCAGTTTTAAATAATACGGAACATCCACTTTCAAGACAGAAAAGAAATGGGGAATAAATATTGGATATAATATCATAATTATCACACTCATACCAATAGTTACTAATATTGTATTTCCCATTAGCAGTTGAATATCATATTTCTTTTGCCCAATAAAATATATATTAGCAATTTCTATTCCCATTGTTCCAAAGCCTACTATCATTGAAGGCACTAATATTAGTAGTTTAAGTGCCCCTTTACCTTCAGGACCAAGCACACGTGCAAAAATTATGCCAACAAGTAAAGAAGAAGCAAAAGATATAATTTGCGAAAGCAGAACGGAAGAAGAAGATTTCAACAATTTACGATAAATACTCATATTATTTTATAAAATAAACATTAAGGGTTCTAATTATATCCAATATTCCGCCCAAAAATCCTTTTAAAATAATCTTCCTGTTTTTATCAAATACTCCTTCTACTATAATAATACCTATTGTTGACCAAGAAAAACATAAAACACTTTTAATGTTTTTAGGTATGTTCTTTTTAAAAAAAAGAAAATAGTTCAAGATTTGCATTCTGTGAAATTCTGCTATATTATCTCGGGAAATTGATGAAACGGAATGTTCTAGTTTTGCAAACGGTGTTTGATATAATTTATGCTTACGAGAAACTCTGTATGAAAAATCATCGTCTTCCATATAGCAATATCCTTTTAATCCCTCATCAAAACTATATTCATAAAATATTTCTCTACGGAAAGACATGTTACATCCCAACATTACCTCAATTTCTGTTAATCTTGTCGGCTTCCATATCCAAGTTGGTTGGCCAGAATCCAAAAATTTTCCATCTCGGAATTGAGGCAATAAGAATAGTCTTTGGAAAAAGAGTTGTTTATGAGAAGGCTTTGGCATTTTTTCTATACAACCTGTTAATCCCCTAATTTCTCCTTTTTTATCATTTTCATAAATTTTCATAATTTCAAAGAGATAATCAGGTGCAAGAATTACATCATCATCTAAAAATAAAACTATATCATTTTTAACCACGTTAATTCCTGCATTTCGCTGATGAGTTAGTCCTCCAGACATCTGAATGTAAGAAAAATCTATATTAAAGTTATTTTTCATTTTTATCTTGAGAATATTCGAGATAGTATCTTTTTCACTACCATCAACAACTATTATTTCTCCCGGGGGGCGGGTTTGAAGTAAAATGCTGTCCATACACTTTAGAAGGTCATTAATACGAGCTTTAGTACAAATTACAATAGATGTTTTCATGCTATTCTTTCGGTTTTCTATCCTCGTTTTCTACCCCATTATAAAAATCTTTACTCTTTCTACTAAAAAGACACCATGTTTGATTTTCAATTTTCCCTTTTTGAATTAGGTCAAAACCATATTGATTGAATAATTTCTCATAATTATGTTTGAACAAATAAAATGTTTTATTAGAATAATCACTATCAGACATTTCATTAATATATATTTTATCACTCAGTTTTGTAAGTTTATTTATAACTTTTTCAATTTTATTTGGAAAAATATGTTGTAGTACTCTATTCGAAATTATTAAATCAAAGTGATTCGTCGGTAATTTAAAAATATCTTTGTTAGTTAAAGTAAAAATAGGAGGTGGTGTAGAATTTAATTGATAACGTATTTTAGCAATTGCAAGTGCTTTTTTAGAAATATCCTGTCCCAATACTTCTTCAATTCTTTTTTCTTGATATAATGGGAAAAGCCTTCCGCTTCCACATCCAAAGTCAAGTATATATTTAGGTTTAATAAATAAAAGTATCTTTTCTAATATCGCATAATCATGTTTCATCGTTCCCCACTCCTTATCAATATTGAGTGCCATTTTAGTCCAGTATATTTTCTGAGGATATGAAAAACGGAAAATAAAGCATTTCTTGTACAATTTAAAAAAAATACTATCTGTTATAAATGTTAGTTTTCCTATTATCTTTCTGTAGAAATACCTCATTTTATTCATTCGTAGTTATCAATTTATGTATTGTATTTATATTTTTTTACATTTTATTTGTACAATATATAAAAATGAGAAGATTCAAATAATCTACTTTTAGGAAATGTATTAAATAATAATTTCACAAATTCACTTCTACTATATTGAAAGTCTTCTATTTTTTTAAACTTTGATTCTCTTAATAATTTTTTGAACTTAAATGATATTAACCGATTTAATTCCATATAACAATCTTCATTGTGGGTGTTTTTACAATATGAATATCCTAACGGAAAATATCCATATAATCCTTTTTTATGAAACTCTTCTAATCTTTTATCACAGTATTCTAAATAATGTTGCTTCTGAAATAAGAATTGTGGAAACGGATGATATATGCAATGCTCTACATGAGCTCCATATTTATCATAAAAGAAATTATATACTATGATACATATACCATTTTTACTTAATAATTCATAACAATCATCTATAACAGTCGGTAATAGCTCTTTTTGGATATGTTCAAAAACAGTAAAAGATATAATCGTATCAAAATATCCTTTGTACTCTTTTTTTAATTCTGTAGACGAAGTTCTATAGTATTTGAGCTTTTCGTTTTCGTATTTTTTTGCTATTTTTATTCCTCTTTTCGACAAATCAATACCAACTACTTCTTTTGCCCCACTTTCGGAAAAAAGTTGAGTTTTCCCTCCAACAAAACATCCCAAATCCAAAATTCTTTTATTATAAAGCCAGCTTTCTCTCGGGATATATCTATCATAAAAATCTAAACTCCCCATATCGTAACTTGCCCTGTATGTTTCTAAATCTTGATGAGAGTTTATAATACTCTTATTAAAGCGGTCCCATCCGATATAAGATTTATTTATTAATTCCATAAGTGCAAAACTACTTTTTTTTGATAAAAATAGTTTAATTGGGGGTATTATTAATAAGTAAAAACAATCCAAAAAAAAATAATATATTCTGATTATCCGACTGATTATTTTAAAAAGTTTTGTAATCAATTTTTGAAAAATCTTTTAAAGAATTAATTCCATCCTTAAAAATATTATGCTTGATTAAACACGTAATATCTCTTTAATCTTAAGTTATTCCAGCATTAAGATGTGTTTATACAAATTAATCTACCCTACGTAAACAATTAAATCAATTTTTCTTTCCAGGTTTTAGGTACTTGCTCTGTCTCTAATTCAAGGGTTTTTAAATAAGAAGGATTTTGAGGACCTAACTCTTTAGCCCATACTATCATTCTTTTTACGCCTTCTACTAAAGGAAATTTCTCTTTATAATCTAATAATTTTTCCGATTTTTTATAGGTAGAATATGCATATTTCACTTCTTTCGGCCTCGGGGCTAAATATACAACTTTTACAATTTTATCAAATTCTTTCATTACAATTTTCGCCATTTCATTTAATGTTATTGGTTCTTTTCCCCCTATATTTATTATTTCATTGTAACATTTTTTTTCAAAGCCCGATTTACTAATACATAATATTGCATCATGTATATAACTAAACGCTCTCTGCTGTTCCCCATCCCCATATATATATATAGGTTTATCTCTGAGCAAAGCATTTATCCAAATGCCTATAACATTACGATAAGGGTCTGCAAGATTTTGACGCTCTCCATAAACATTATGAGGTCTTAAAATCACATATTCAAAACCGTATACATCTGCAAGTATTTTTGTAATTTCTTCCATAGATGCTTTATTCACACCATAAACATCATCGGGCTTAGTCTCCATAGATTCATCAAATGGTGTAACTTGACTGCCATATACACTCATTGAAGAAGTTAAAACTACTCTTTTTACTCCTTTATTTATACTTGGGATTAAAACATTGAGATATGCCATAATACCACGTTCGGTACAATTGATAGGAGTAAATTGACTTCTTCCTTCAGTAGCATCTGCTGCTAAATGATAAAGAATTTCAGGAGAAATTTTTTCTATTAGCTTTTTAGTAGCAGTTTTATCTCTTAAATCTATTTTAAAAAACTTTGACCGGGGATTTATATTTCTTGTATACCCACCGGAAAGATCGTCTAATCCATAAACTGTATGTCTTTCCTTTATAAGAGAATCTACAAGCCATGAACCAATAAATCCTGCCGCACCGGTAACTACAACTTTTGCCATATATTAAATGGTTTTATTTTTCTGGGGTTTAGGTTCCTGAGAAGTAGAATAATATGAGTAATAATAAGGATACCCATACATAGGGAAATTAAGCGGTATCATGTTAAGTATAATATTCAAAAGTTTGACATTAGTCTGTTCAAGCATTTCTTTCGCTCGTGCAATTGCCAATCTATTCGTTTTACTTGCCTGTATTACAAGCATTACGCTATCTAATTTAGAAGCTAAAATAGCAGAATCTGTTACAGATAAAACAGGAGGGCTATCAAATATTACACAAGAAAATTCTTCCTTTAATCTTTCAATCAACTCACACATACGTTTAGAAGAAATGAGTTCTGCAGGATTAGGAGGGACTTTTCCACCCGGTAATATACTTAAATTTTCAATTTCTGTCTCTACTATTGCCTTTTTTAACATTTTTTCATCCAATAAAACATCCGTTACTCCAATTTCTGATTTTATTCCAAAACACCTTGTAAGACTCATCTTTCTTAAGTCCGCGTCCACAAGCAAAACCTTTTTTTCTAATTGTGCCATAACAATACCTAAATTAGAAGCTACTGTAGTTTTCCCTTCCCCAGGTAATGCAGAAGTCAAAAGAATTGTTTTTATCGGCAAATCCGGACTTATAAAACCGAGATTCGTTCTTAGCGACCTATATGCTTCATATACAGGAGAGTTAATTGGATAATGAGTAAGTAATCCATTTCCATTACCAGCTTTCATTGGCTTAACCTTAGGAATATTTCCTATAACGGACATATTAAAATGTAATCTAACGTCCTTAGATGTTTTAACTGTGCTACCAACATATTCTATTAAAAAAGCACTTCCTATTCCCATTGATAATCCAATAAATATGCTTAATATTAAAATAAGTTTTATTTTAGGTTTTACGGGTATTTTAGGAGTGTCTGCTCTATCTACTATTCTTATATCAGATAATCTTCCAGCTTCCGCAAGTTTTGTTGTTTCAAAATTTTTCATTAAAATATCATAAGTGTTATTATTTAAATTCCTCTTTCTTTCAAGTTGTGCCAGTTGAAATTCTTTTGTAGGGAATGAATAAAGATATTTTTCATAGGATGTTAAAATAGTGTAAAAAGAATTTTTCTTTGCAGTCTCAACAGATAACTCTACTTCTAACTTAAGAACATTATCTATTAATTCTTCCGAAATTGACAACGGATCCTTAGAAGAAACGTTTTTATCAATAATTTTTCGCGTTTCCTCTATCAATTGTTCCTTTGTTTTTTCAATACTATTTTCTATATCCATAAGTTTTGGATCTTTTTCCGATAATCCTTGCACTACATATAAAGAAAAGCTTGTTTCAAGTGATAACAATTCTTTTCTCAGTTGTAATATATATGGAGTTGATACACTTGTTACATCTTCAAGAAATGAACTTTTATGTTTATCTAATTGTTGTTTGAGTGAGATTAATTGAGTATTTATAGCGTTACAAAACGCTTCACTTTGCACATAAAGCACATCAATATCCGTTAATTTGCGCACTAATTCTTTTGCTTCTTCCGAAAGCCCAATTATTTTATTAGTTTCCTTGAAATCTTTTATACTTCTTTCAGATTCTATTAATCCCCTTTCTACTTCAGGAATTTGTTGTTCTATAAACTTTCTCTGTTCAGAAAATTCTTTTCTTGCAACTAAAAGTTGCTCTTTAATAAAGCCATCCACAACTGCATTTGTAAGAGCCATTGCTTCTTCAATAGTACTGCCCCTACCGTAGATTTTTATAATATCACTATCCACAATAGGTCTGATGGAAATTCTTTGTGATAATTTATCTGCAGGAAAAGATGAATTTAAAAATTTGAATTTTAATCCTGCATTCAATAACTTATCAACAGCATGTTGCATTACAGTTTCACTTTTTAGTATCTCACAATAATTTCTACTATTCGTAAGATAATTCCCCGGATACATTGTATTTGAGCCAGAAAGTTGTGGCGGTTCTATCATTATTGTAGCAATAGATTCGTAAACTTTAGGGGTAATAATAAGGTAAAAAATTGCAGTTAGAACCGTTATTGCAAACATACTTATTATCACCCATTTTCTTGTAAGTAATATATAAATATACTCTTGCAATGTAGACTCTTTTACGTCCATTTATTTTTTATTATTCCTTTAACTCAATGATATTATATTATTACTTTTTAATTAAATAATACATGGTAACATATGCAGTTACTATAGATGCTGTTTGCGCAGCTAGTGCAAAACATTGCAAAAATTTTGGGAAAAAAGTATACGAAGGAGATTCCGGAATAATAATCATATCGCCAGGTTTAAGTAAGGGTAATTTTGATATATCTCCATTATTTAGATACTTTCCCAAATCCACTTTAATCACCTGAACTTTAGGATTATTCCTTAATACCTTAACTTTCTTAAGGTCTGCGCCATCTGTTGGCCCACCTGCAAAAGATATCAGTCCAATAATATCTGTTGTCTTAGAAACAGAATAACGTCCAGGTTTAACAATTTTTCCCCATATTTGAACATCTATTTGCAACTCTCTGTTTGCATCAAGATATACATTATATTGCGGACCTCCATAAGGAATCGTAGGCGTTTCACGATATTCCTTACTAGGAGTTTCCTCCGCATATGTATAAACAGGAATAATGATACTCACCAATAAAACCATCAGAAAGCATTTTTTATTCAACATATTTTTTTAAGCACCTTGTAACTCTACTCTTTGTTTCTTTTTTTGAAAAAAGTTTTCCATTTACTCTTGGGTTTAGCTTTTTCTGCCACTATAGAATCCGCCACAAATTTAGCTCTTTGTATTTCCTGTTCCTTTTGTACCTCATCCGCTTGTGAATATTTAACCGTAACAAAATCCTCATCCGTATCAAGAGAGATACTTCTACCGCCTACATAAACATCAAAATTATCATCAACTGCAATCGTATGTGGAATATCCATATCATTATCTTCTCCATTATATCTCTGTATCCATATTTCTTCACCGCTAGGAGAGTATTTAACAGTAGCCATATCTTCCCAAGTTTCTTCGCCACCCCAACTTATACCCGTCACATATACATTACTGTGTTTATCTATAGCCATTTTCATCGGACCATCATAATCATGTGCAGGTCCGTCATATCTCTTTTCCCAGACTAACTGTCCATCTGCAGAATATTTTAATGTTACAAAATCCTCAAAAGTCTCATCACCGCCCCAACTAATACCAATCACAACCACATTTCCTTCGCTATCCAGTTTTAAATCATACGGTTTATCCGGACCATTACCCGGACCATTATAAATCTGTTTCCATGCTTCCTCGCCTGAAGGACTATATTTTATAGTTGTAATGTCGCAAAGCGTCTTTTCACCAAAGCCCTGACCGGTTATATATACGTTACCATAACTATCAGTTGCCATCGCATATACACAGTCTCTATAGTCCCCAGAAGCGTTATACTTTTTAACCCAATCTTGTGTCTGTGCCATCAATGTCAATGGCAACATAAATGCAGCTATTTTAAGCAGTCCCATAAGACTCCCCTCCTTTTTCTTTTAATACCGCTTGTGCCGCCGCAAGTCTTGCTATTGGAACTCTATACGGCGAACAACTCACATAATTAAGACCTACTTTATGACAAAATTCTATTGAATGAGGGTCTCCGCCATGTTCCCCACATATACCTACTTCCAATTTGGGGTTAGCTATTCTCCCTCGCTCCGCACCCATACGAACAAGCTCCCCGACTCCAATTACGTCTAACTGCTGGAATGGGTCATTTTTTAATATCCCTTTAGCAATATAATCAGGTAAAATTTTTCCTACATCATCCCTGGAGAACCCAAAAGTGGTCTGCGTTAAATCATTCGTCCCGAAAGAAAAGAAGTCCGCTTTATCGGCAATCTTTTCCGCAGTCAAAGCCGCACGTGGTATCTCTATCATCGTTCCTACCATATACTTAATAGTTATACCGTACTTCGCCATCACTTCTTTTGCCACTCTGTCCACGATTTCGCGCTGATTTAGGAATTCCCGCGCCTCGGAGACAACCGGTATCATAATTTCGGGGATAACTTCAATCCCTTTTAGCTTTACTTCGCAAGCCGCTTCAAAAACTGCACGGGCCTGCATTTCCGTTATCTCAGGATACGAAATCCCGAGCCTGCATCCCCTATGTCCTAACATAGGATTTAACTCCGACAACGATGATATCTTGTCTCTCAACTTATCTTCCGTTATTCCCATTTCATCCGATAATTCTTTAATTTGCAATGCTTTGTGGGGTAAGAATTCATGCAATGGTGGGTCCAACGTTCTGATTATAACCGGGAACCCTGCCATTTCTTTAAATATTCCAACGAAATCTTCTTTTTGCATCGGCAATAACTTATCCAGTGCCTTGCGACGCTGTGGCTCATTATCGGCAAGAATCATCTCGCGCACGGCTTTAATCCTATCTTTCCCAAAAAACATATGCTCGGTTCTGCATAAACCAATGCCTTCCGCTTTGAATTCACGAGCCACTTTAGCGCTCTCGGGATTATCCGCATTCGTTCTAATTCCAAGCCTTCTTATGCCATCCGCATATTCAAGAAATTCTCCGAATTCACCCTTTAATGATGCGCGAACTCTCGGAGCCTCTCCCCTGATAACTTTCCCAGAACCACCGTCAATTGTAATTATTTCCCCTGCCTTAATTGTATTCTTTCCCGCAGTAAATTCATTTTTATCATAGTTAATTGATATCGATTCGCAACCAACAATACACGCTTTTCCCATTCCACGCGCAACTACCGCTGCATGTGAAGTCATACCGCCCCTCTGCGTTAAAACTCCCTCTGCTGAAGCCATACCTGCTATGTCTTCAGGTGAAGTCTCAAACCTTACAAGAATCGAAGGACGACCTTTCGCTTTCAATGCTACCGCTTCTTCAGGTGTAAAAGCTACTTCCCCTGATACGGCGCCCGGTGAAGCAGGCAACCCAACCGCAAGAACTTCAAGTTTCGCCGTATGGTCAAGCATCGGATGTAACATTAAATCTATATCCGATGGAGATAAACGCATTATCGCTTCTTCTTTGGAAATCATCTTTTCTTTTACCATATCTACTGCAACTTTTACAGCCGCAACCGGCGTTCTCTTCGCGTTTCGAGTCTGTAACATCCATAATTTGCCTTTTTCTATCGTGAATTCTATGTCCTGCATATCTTTATAATGCTTTTCAAGATTTGAACGAATGTTCATTAATTCTTTGTAACTTTCAGGCATCTTTTGCTCTAAACTATTTGCCTTTTCTTTTGAATTCTGTGCTATGTTTATGGGAAACGGAGTTCTTATACCTGCTACAACGTCTTCCCCCTGCGCATTTGGCAACCACTCTCCAAAGAAAACGTTCTCTCCCGTAGCCGGATGACGCGTAAACGCAACCCCGGTCCCGGAAGTATCTCCCATATTACCAAATACCATCGACTGAACGTTTACTGCCGTTCCCCATTCAGATGGTATTTTATTGAGTTCCCTGTATGTTTTTGCTCTCTCACTATTCCATGATTCAAACACCGCCCCGACAGCTCCCCATAATTGATCAAATGGGTCTTGCGGAAAATCCTTCTTAGTGTGTTCTTTTATTATTTTTTTATAT
This window harbors:
- the ppdK gene encoding pyruvate, phosphate dikinase, producing MAKGSSKKEKMGNTGNVYFFGGGEADGDAGMKNLLGGKGANLHEMTKIGISVPAGFTISTEVCNYYYKNNQKYPDGLENEVKEKLQKVEKVMNKKFGDKNNPLLVSVRSGARASMPGMMDTVLNIGLNDDALDTLISETGDVRFVYDCYRRLIQMYGDVVLGVPKTEFDKLDASKFSREALIVEYKKIIKEHTKKDFPQDPFDQLWGAVGAVFESWNSERAKTYRELNKIPSEWGTAVNVQSMVFGNMGDTSGTGVAFTRHPATGENVFFGEWLPNAQGEDVVAGIRTPFPINIAQNSKEKANSLEQKMPESYKELMNIRSNLEKHYKDMQDIEFTIEKGKLWMLQTRNAKRTPVAAVKVAVDMVKEKMISKEEAIMRLSPSDIDLMLHPMLDHTAKLEVLAVGLPASPGAVSGEVAFTPEEAVALKAKGRPSILVRFETSPEDIAGMASAEGVLTQRGGMTSHAAVVARGMGKACIVGCESISINYDKNEFTAGKNTIKAGEIITIDGGSGKVIRGEAPRVRASLKGEFGEFLEYADGIRRLGIRTNADNPESAKVAREFKAEGIGLCRTEHMFFGKDRIKAVREMILADNEPQRRKALDKLLPMQKEDFVGIFKEMAGFPVIIRTLDPPLHEFLPHKALQIKELSDEMGITEDKLRDKISSLSELNPMLGHRGCRLGISYPEITEMQARAVFEAACEVKLKGIEVIPEIMIPVVSEAREFLNQREIVDRVAKEVMAKYGITIKYMVGTMIEIPRAALTAEKIADKADFFSFGTNDLTQTTFGFSRDDVGKILPDYIAKGILKNDPFQQLDVIGVGELVRMGAERGRIANPKLEVGICGEHGGDPHSIEFCHKVGLNYVSCSPYRVPIARLAAAQAVLKEKGGESYGTA
- a CDS encoding SLBB domain-containing protein; this translates as MLNKKCFLMVLLVSIIIPVYTYAEETPSKEYRETPTIPYGGPQYNVYLDANRELQIDVQIWGKIVKPGRYSVSKTTDIIGLISFAGGPTDGADLKKVKVLRNNPKVQVIKVDLGKYLNNGDISKLPLLKPGDMIIIPESPSYTFFPKFLQCFALAAQTASIVTAYVTMYYLIKK
- a CDS encoding polysaccharide biosynthesis tyrosine autokinase; translation: MDVKESTLQEYIYILLTRKWVIISMFAITVLTAIFYLIITPKVYESIATIMIEPPQLSGSNTMYPGNYLTNSRNYCEILKSETVMQHAVDKLLNAGLKFKFLNSSFPADKLSQRISIRPIVDSDIIKIYGRGSTIEEAMALTNAVVDGFIKEQLLVARKEFSEQRKFIEQQIPEVERGLIESERSIKDFKETNKIIGLSEEAKELVRKLTDIDVLYVQSEAFCNAINTQLISLKQQLDKHKSSFLEDVTSVSTPYILQLRKELLSLETSFSLYVVQGLSEKDPKLMDIENSIEKTKEQLIEETRKIIDKNVSSKDPLSISEELIDNVLKLEVELSVETAKKNSFYTILTSYEKYLYSFPTKEFQLAQLERKRNLNNNTYDILMKNFETTKLAEAGRLSDIRIVDRADTPKIPVKPKIKLILILSIFIGLSMGIGSAFLIEYVGSTVKTSKDVRLHFNMSVIGNIPKVKPMKAGNGNGLLTHYPINSPVYEAYRSLRTNLGFISPDLPIKTILLTSALPGEGKTTVASNLGIVMAQLEKKVLLVDADLRKMSLTRCFGIKSEIGVTDVLLDEKMLKKAIVETEIENLSILPGGKVPPNPAELISSKRMCELIERLKEEFSCVIFDSPPVLSVTDSAILASKLDSVMLVIQASKTNRLAIARAKEMLEQTNVKLLNIILNMIPLNFPMYGYPYYYSYYSTSQEPKPQKNKTI
- a CDS encoding NAD-dependent epimerase/dehydratase family protein — its product is MAKVVVTGAAGFIGSWLVDSLIKERHTVYGLDDLSGGYTRNINPRSKFFKIDLRDKTATKKLIEKISPEILYHLAADATEGRSQFTPINCTERGIMAYLNVLIPSINKGVKRVVLTSSMSVYGSQVTPFDESMETKPDDVYGVNKASMEEITKILADVYGFEYVILRPHNVYGERQNLADPYRNVIGIWINALLRDKPIYIYGDGEQQRAFSYIHDAILCISKSGFEKKCYNEIINIGGKEPITLNEMAKIVMKEFDKIVKVVYLAPRPKEVKYAYSTYKKSEKLLDYKEKFPLVEGVKRMIVWAKELGPQNPSYLKTLELETEQVPKTWKEKLI